A single window of Pseudarthrobacter defluvii DNA harbors:
- a CDS encoding CPBP family intramembrane glutamic endopeptidase — MITFYVLVLVFLIFTAGPVALLGSGAGGEAASAAEMGPVMYVTAVLAGPLCYALAAVVVIALASGRAGLSDLRARSMRWRVGIRWYAVALLTAPLLQAAILFAFLLTSKAFLPDIATAEDRASLLIAALVAGLVAGFFEELGWTGFATPEHRKRHSLLATGLLVGLPWCLLHSPIYLATDSGAIPMALYVPVMAFSVLLPYRVLMVWVYDHTQSVLMAMLMHLPISASAFLLGSAAMVGLPDLIFNLVFGATLWVLVAATLAADRPQKTLAIQT, encoded by the coding sequence CCGGTCCCGTTGCCTTGCTGGGCAGCGGGGCCGGCGGTGAGGCGGCCTCTGCTGCGGAGATGGGGCCGGTCATGTACGTGACCGCCGTCCTGGCTGGTCCCTTATGCTACGCCTTGGCCGCCGTCGTGGTGATCGCCCTCGCCTCTGGCCGGGCGGGCCTGAGCGACCTACGAGCGCGGTCGATGCGGTGGCGGGTGGGCATTCGCTGGTACGCGGTCGCACTGCTAACCGCCCCGCTCTTGCAGGCGGCGATCCTCTTTGCGTTTTTGCTTACCTCAAAGGCCTTCCTCCCCGACATCGCCACCGCGGAGGACAGGGCGAGCTTGCTGATCGCCGCTCTCGTGGCTGGGCTGGTCGCCGGCTTCTTCGAAGAGCTCGGCTGGACAGGGTTCGCTACTCCCGAACACCGCAAGCGGCACAGTTTGTTGGCCACCGGGCTCCTTGTGGGCCTGCCATGGTGCCTGCTGCACTCACCGATCTACCTGGCAACCGACAGTGGCGCTATCCCGATGGCGCTCTACGTGCCCGTAATGGCCTTCTCCGTGCTGTTGCCCTACCGGGTACTCATGGTGTGGGTCTACGACCATACCCAGAGCGTGCTCATGGCGATGCTCATGCACCTGCCGATCAGCGCCAGTGCGTTTCTCCTCGGCTCTGCGGCGATGGTAGGACTACCGGACCTGATCTTCAACCTCGTCTTCGGTGCCACCCTGTGGGTCCTCGTGGCCGCGACTCTGGCGGCCGACCGACCGCAGAAGACGCTTGCGATCCAAACCTGA
- a CDS encoding DUF998 domain-containing protein → MSGIAASLLYATMIWLIRYPGYDPMSQTVSELSAWDVSTRTVWVWLGLLWSALLAAFAAGVWRSGSRRRSLRVTGILLGAYVLAGLAYPFASMHTREVLAAGGATAADTAHLIIVSVTSALMLAAMVSSAVAFGLWFRLYTAATILLLIGFGLLTAGDASAVQTNLPTPWTGLCERVNILVTLAWVAVLALLLIHRLMQSDLSVADQRNKAR, encoded by the coding sequence TTGAGCGGCATTGCAGCCTCATTGCTCTACGCAACCATGATCTGGCTGATCCGATACCCCGGGTACGACCCGATGTCACAGACGGTCAGTGAACTCTCGGCATGGGATGTCTCCACCAGGACCGTCTGGGTATGGCTGGGCTTGCTGTGGAGTGCCCTGCTGGCGGCATTCGCGGCCGGCGTCTGGCGGTCCGGGAGCCGACGGCGGTCGCTTCGCGTAACCGGTATCCTCCTCGGCGCCTACGTGCTGGCCGGACTGGCCTACCCGTTCGCCTCGATGCACACCCGCGAAGTACTGGCCGCCGGCGGCGCCACAGCAGCCGACACAGCGCATTTGATCATTGTGTCGGTGACCAGTGCGCTGATGCTGGCGGCGATGGTTTCGTCGGCAGTTGCGTTCGGTCTCTGGTTCCGCCTGTACACCGCCGCCACCATCCTGCTGCTCATCGGTTTCGGCCTGCTCACCGCCGGGGACGCCTCGGCTGTGCAGACGAACCTGCCCACGCCCTGGACGGGGCTCTGTGAACGCGTCAACATCCTGGTGACCCTTGCATGGGTCGCTGTGCTCGCGCTGCTGCTGATCCATCGGTTGATGCAGAGTGACCTGAGCGTGGCGGACCAACGCAACAAGGCACGGTGA
- a CDS encoding Pr6Pr family membrane protein — MAQHYADAMSDVLTLSPPVQRNVGANRALHPDRLWIRLVRGGAGLAMLAALGQELYDATQPGNSVDIPQLISQFTFQSNLVLGLVFLVSAARPRARLPHWWDHLFGALAFYLAMTGIIYVVLVAPPDEPWWTLDMYWPWMVTHRIAPLVAGLDWLLVTRTVRGPWRRPLVWLCYPAVFLIFSWVRGALDGWYPYDFLNPGLDGGWPAVIATSALVLAAFLVVGILVHLAGNTRVRLARGPGKETAAQPAVTAG; from the coding sequence TTGGCGCAACACTACGCTGATGCCATGAGCGACGTACTGACGCTGAGTCCTCCGGTTCAACGCAACGTGGGCGCCAACCGGGCGCTGCACCCAGACCGTCTCTGGATCCGTCTAGTACGCGGCGGCGCCGGACTTGCCATGCTCGCGGCCCTCGGCCAGGAGCTATACGACGCGACCCAGCCCGGCAACTCCGTCGACATCCCCCAGCTCATCTCCCAGTTCACGTTCCAGTCAAACCTCGTCCTCGGGCTCGTGTTCCTTGTGTCCGCCGCGCGGCCACGCGCGCGGCTACCACACTGGTGGGATCACCTCTTCGGCGCCCTCGCGTTCTACCTGGCGATGACGGGCATCATCTATGTGGTGCTCGTGGCCCCGCCTGACGAACCGTGGTGGACGCTGGACATGTACTGGCCCTGGATGGTCACCCACCGCATCGCACCGCTGGTCGCGGGGCTCGACTGGCTCCTCGTCACGCGCACCGTCCGAGGCCCGTGGCGGCGGCCCCTCGTCTGGCTTTGTTACCCGGCGGTGTTCCTGATCTTCTCCTGGGTGCGCGGTGCCCTCGACGGCTGGTACCCCTACGACTTCCTCAACCCGGGGCTCGACGGCGGCTGGCCGGCAGTCATCGCCACCAGCGCCCTGGTACTCGCCGCGTTTCTCGTGGTCGGCATACTCGTGCACCTCGCCGGCAATACCCGGGTGCGTCTCGCCCGCGGCCCCGGAAAGGAAACCGCTGCCCAGCCGGCAGTCACAGCCGGCTAG